One Helianthus annuus cultivar XRQ/B chromosome 12, HanXRQr2.0-SUNRISE, whole genome shotgun sequence genomic region harbors:
- the LOC110893096 gene encoding uncharacterized protein LOC110893096 encodes MSSSMSRQRLTRQEKRDRRLAAIISKTVAKAVSDVYENASKSSEESRIVVPKDSNKAVFSFKQFKACGPKEFTGEDGPTAMFRWFDSVEVTLRQSGCPDHLRTLNATGVFQVRALDWWTAERNKRGNDAAYELTWEELKAIMIDEFCPPHERQKLEDEFWGIKQKEGDNADCVADFVHASKPATIEETYLLAAEINDKRVKAGVWDKPVKSLHQAISSATDSATPNKKKNKRKNRSNKNCAITAAPQQAVPALVAPVASAPPAKRPYTGPHPACPTCSYHHPVGVACRYCAHCQVYNHYTTQCRYGPRQAPTQAVANQALLPAPQGQPAAQAPAANARVCYNCGDPNHFANRCPNRVVKQELQQ; translated from the exons atgtcgtcatccatGTCTCGCCAACGTCTCACCCGTCAGgagaagagagaccgacgtcttgCTGCGATTATCTCCAAAACTGTGGCGAAAGCTGTCAGTGACGTGTACGAGAACGCAAGCAAATCATCCGAGGAATCTCGAATTGTCGTCCCCAAAGATTCCAACAAGGCTGTTTTCAGCTTTAAACAATTCAAAGCGTGTGGACCAAAGGAGTTCACCGGCGAGGATGGCCCAACAGCCATGTTTCGTTGGTTTGACTCGGTGGAAGTCACCCTCCGACAAAGCGGATGCCCTGATCATCTTCGTACTCTCAacgctaccggtgtcttccaggtTCGTGcgttggactggtggaccgcggagcgaaacaagcgcgggaacgacgcagCATACGAGCtaacgtgggaggaactgaaagCAATCATGAtcgacgagttctgtcctcctcaCGAACGTCAAAAGCTCGAGGATGAATTCTGGGGTATCAAGCAGAAGGAAGgagacaacgctg ACTGTGTGGCGGATTTCGTTCACGCCTCCAAGCCCgcaacaatcgaggaaacctacctactagCCGCTGAGATTAACGATAAGCGGGtaaaggctggtgtctgggataagccagtcaagtctctgcatcaagctatcTCATCAGCAACCGACTCTGCCACcccaaacaagaagaagaacAAGAGGAAGAATCGCTCCAACAAGAACTGCGCAATCACTGCTGCTCCTcagcaagccgtaccggctctaGTTGCGCCAGTGGCAAGTGCACCGCCAGCCAAGCGTCCGTATACAGGACCCCACCCTGCATGTCCTACTTGCTcctatcatcatccggtgggtgtCGCCTGCCGTTACTGCGCTCACTGCCAGGTGTACAACCACTATACCACGCaatgccgctatggtcctcgccAAGCCCCTACTCAAGCTGTTGCcaaccaagctctacttccagccccgcAAGGTCAGCCAGCAGCTCAAGCACCGGCAGCAAATGCTCgagtctgctataactgtggcgATCCCAATCATTTCGCCaacagatgcccgaacagggttgtcaAGCAGGAGCTCCAACAgtag